One Pseudomonadota bacterium DNA window includes the following coding sequences:
- a CDS encoding PAS domain S-box protein, with protein MAMTADKAEELRRIEVLQYRVLELEETLRKYECSTRHEFKTINPPVHQTDELQRGNDALLHLAQFTIHNAMDAAYWIDSDMQILYVNDSACKALGYSREELLTMSIADIDPNYSEELLSAFRKEFKENKYFISESIHKRKDGSVFPVEIAINDIPVGDRKYHCTFARDITERKQAELERLASLKFFESMDKINRAIQVAQDPNSMISGVLDIMLSVFDCDRAILQYPCDPEAESWEAPMISNKPEYPRISTPGIMIPMDTDIAKILRTTLDSNGPFRLGPGSTCPESSLVLEGFGLKSFMMNALYPKVGKPWLFGIQQCSHARVWTPEEEKLFQEIGRRLTDALTSLLTYRNLVKSEEFLSNILENIPYIVIVKDAYDLRYLRRNKASEHFAGRPNKEVIGKTNYDLLPKEIADAVTANDYDVLRNKKLVDIPEVMFRNKDNEKRILHTKKIPLLDKTGTPQYLLIIAEDITDHKKLEAQLRQAQKMDAIGRLAGGVAHDFNNMIGVIIGHADLCLEKLDISHPFFDNLKEIQTAAQRSANLTRQLLAFARKQTITPRILDLNETVEGMLKMLRRLIGEDIDLAWLPDTGIWPVKMDPSQIDQILANLCVNARDSIPGVGKITISTENITIDKAYCNEHAGFVPGEFVLLTVSDNGSGMDKKILSNLFEPFFTTKAKGKGTGLGLATAYGIVKQNNGFINVYSEPGQGSTFKIYLPRQAAHIMQTKKKQKTAPALQGNETVLLVEDESALLDMGKEILEILGYKVLAASTPQDAIRIAEADSAIINLIITDVVLPSMNGPDLARKIMSIHPDIKCLFTSGYTSDIITHHSVLDEGVNFIQKPFSLNTLAAKVREVIDNT; from the coding sequence ATGGCGATGACAGCCGATAAAGCTGAAGAACTCCGCCGGATTGAAGTTTTACAGTATCGTGTCTTAGAGTTGGAAGAAACTCTACGTAAGTATGAATGCAGTACCCGTCATGAATTTAAAACCATAAATCCTCCGGTCCACCAGACAGATGAATTGCAACGAGGAAATGATGCTTTATTGCATCTTGCACAGTTCACCATCCATAATGCTATGGACGCAGCATACTGGATAGATTCAGATATGCAAATTCTGTATGTAAATGATTCTGCATGCAAGGCACTGGGCTATTCCCGTGAAGAACTGCTTACCATGTCCATAGCCGATATCGACCCTAATTATTCTGAAGAACTTTTGTCGGCTTTTCGGAAAGAGTTTAAAGAAAACAAATATTTTATTTCGGAATCAATTCATAAAAGAAAAGACGGGAGTGTTTTTCCGGTAGAAATTGCAATTAATGATATCCCGGTCGGGGACAGAAAATATCATTGTACCTTTGCCCGTGATATTACCGAGCGCAAGCAAGCCGAGCTTGAGCGATTGGCCAGTCTGAAGTTTTTTGAAAGCATGGATAAAATTAATCGGGCAATACAAGTGGCACAGGACCCCAACAGTATGATAAGCGGTGTGCTCGATATTATGCTGTCTGTATTTGATTGCGACCGGGCAATTCTACAGTATCCATGCGATCCCGAAGCCGAATCATGGGAAGCACCAATGATCAGCAATAAACCTGAATATCCCAGGATATCAACGCCGGGAATAATGATACCTATGGATACCGATATCGCAAAGATTCTTCGTACTACCCTGGATTCCAACGGTCCCTTTAGATTAGGCCCCGGGAGCACTTGCCCGGAATCGTCTTTGGTGCTGGAAGGTTTCGGATTAAAAAGTTTTATGATGAACGCTCTTTACCCGAAAGTTGGTAAACCCTGGCTGTTCGGCATACAGCAGTGTTCTCATGCAAGAGTCTGGACACCCGAAGAGGAAAAACTTTTTCAGGAAATCGGAAGACGCCTAACCGATGCACTTACCAGCCTGCTGACCTATCGCAATCTTGTAAAGAGTGAAGAATTTCTTAGTAATATATTGGAAAATATTCCATACATAGTAATAGTAAAAGATGCCTATGATTTGAGATATTTAAGAAGAAACAAGGCTAGTGAGCATTTTGCCGGACGTCCGAATAAAGAAGTGATAGGTAAAACCAATTATGACTTATTGCCGAAGGAAATAGCTGACGCTGTTACTGCAAATGACTACGACGTGCTTCGCAATAAAAAGCTTGTCGATATACCGGAAGTTATGTTTAGAAATAAAGATAATGAAAAACGGATATTGCATACAAAAAAAATCCCGCTTTTGGATAAAACCGGAACCCCGCAATATCTGTTAATTATAGCTGAGGACATTACGGATCATAAAAAGTTGGAAGCGCAGCTACGTCAAGCTCAGAAGATGGATGCCATAGGGCGTTTGGCTGGTGGTGTAGCACACGACTTCAACAATATGATAGGTGTTATTATAGGCCATGCGGATCTGTGTCTGGAGAAGCTGGATATTTCTCATCCATTCTTTGACAATTTGAAGGAAATACAAACAGCCGCCCAACGCTCCGCCAACCTGACCAGACAGCTTCTGGCTTTTGCACGCAAGCAGACTATTACCCCCAGGATTCTGGATTTGAATGAGACAGTGGAAGGTATGCTCAAAATGCTGCGGCGATTGATCGGCGAGGATATCGATCTTGCATGGCTGCCGGATACAGGAATTTGGCCGGTCAAGATGGATCCATCCCAGATAGATCAAATATTGGCTAACCTTTGCGTTAATGCCCGTGACTCAATTCCGGGTGTCGGAAAAATTACCATAAGTACAGAAAATATTACTATAGATAAAGCCTATTGCAATGAGCATGCCGGCTTTGTTCCGGGTGAGTTTGTGCTTCTGACGGTAAGTGATAACGGCAGCGGCATGGATAAAAAGATTTTAAGTAATTTGTTTGAACCATTCTTTACTACCAAAGCAAAAGGTAAAGGTACCGGCCTTGGATTGGCCACGGCATATGGTATTGTTAAGCAAAATAACGGCTTTATCAATGTTTATAGCGAACCGGGTCAGGGTTCGACTTTCAAAATTTATCTTCCCCGGCAAGCTGCCCATATCATGCAGACAAAAAAGAAACAAAAAACAGCTCCCGCATTGCAGGGCAACGAAACCGTCTTATTAGTGGAAGATGAGTCCGCGTTGCTGGATATGGGAAAGGAAATACTCGAGATATTAGGATATAAGGTTCTGGCTGCTTCGACACCGCAAGATGCCATTAGGATAGCTGAGGCCGACTCCGCCATAATCAACCTGATTATAACCGATGTCGTTCTGCCAAGTATGAATGGGCCTGATTTGGCAAGAAAGATAATGTCTATTCATCCTGACATCAAGTGCTTATTTACCTCCGGTTACACAAGCGACATAATCACTCATCATAGTGTACTGGACGAAGGTGTAAATTTCATTCAGAAACCGTTTTCATTAAATACTCTGGCCGCAAAGGTTCGCGAAGTAATAGATAATACATAG
- a CDS encoding tetratricopeptide repeat protein produces the protein MKKCPECGLTISEKDKTQCSSCGYVFTKPTSKKRLFLTIIIVLATSIILLAYLANQTRLSYWVYNITSNIKNLTQISGTQYTIPTAKQKDIYHEFLDRYTVRPDTRFINSFKILAKLYGKYRNLSENDPAFSIGNVIHDGKMASIPVIKDENVVTTIALTADMTFADVLQTLDQCLSKIDEGNLRVTANPQRGIYWMSEYEAAISNFHRIDPRRIIEGLSDIERLWQKEGPDSRLLLAAAKGYALLYMSLYPDRMQYADDFASYSLGFLALARHVDPGISSFREEALIAMNMGYTAHADRLLKSSFDKPDEPTDKIIDAYMKKDFKVLQDLQGDGSNVLSYYLLARLYRESGLYREAEEMTKGLLKRIPDHYPTIMEAIYSSDLSVAKILTILYPLDILADMEQKVSPGTLKIRKKWSERINAFAGDPSTGSSTSIQQFENLLSNWHLPDGNEGYGFFINEQQIKNIYKSLYSGAVYLRFKILLNRWNTVDKAENYVRAISEGDETSLVAMIMLAEANNELGNFEQVKSICEKIVNHPETSASLAMKAYLCVDDYQVKLKFAPAIFKKLDGRPVNLTRMGRVFQQIYNYDMAGDFYSLALKKDPFYFSNYQSLAKVAGTHVPITCNLENFSYNFLFLEKAGDYLARHEEPVYKIKALDCYDKALKLAPSRNRLWKQKAKILQNLKRYEESAEVLKKWLKKYGRNDLVTTIYKSKLANIYLDMGKPKIAFKVLSDEIDSYQGGFMMSLARTYEDLKKPEEAEKIYHKALTRYPTGSHILSGAAAFMWRFGRDKEAAEYIEKGRLLNGKFSRWYFDDYMKIFSQATEERIMKAFDHIAAGAGVWEISSLAFYFEKVKRPEIAYWLLTKVKAATRMQQLENTVNIYKVLRKWKGVDQAGKFLAPNLTPQSMGPLSMILFKEGQFDLILTELKNPNDYQEDFREFMWLMKLMAWQACNQPEQDLPEFTRHYENNSPDYYHSIGKYMMGLISRSDLLRLIKSPKQRCEFLYYIGFSERMKGNFREAANWYQICLETGLSNNGEYHWASDELFWWAHMGTTNRHKKVSDDISAYLNRLL, from the coding sequence ATGAAAAAGTGTCCCGAATGTGGTTTAACTATATCGGAAAAAGATAAAACTCAATGTTCTTCTTGTGGATATGTTTTTACGAAACCCACCTCAAAAAAGCGCCTCTTTCTGACAATAATAATAGTACTTGCAACCTCGATAATATTGCTTGCCTATCTGGCAAACCAAACCAGGCTCTCGTATTGGGTTTATAATATAACAAGTAATATAAAAAACCTGACACAAATAAGCGGAACCCAATATACAATTCCGACAGCCAAACAAAAAGATATCTATCATGAATTTCTTGATCGCTATACAGTAAGGCCTGATACCAGATTTATCAATTCGTTTAAGATTTTAGCCAAACTTTATGGGAAGTATCGGAACCTTTCTGAGAATGATCCGGCATTTAGTATCGGCAATGTCATACATGATGGTAAAATGGCTTCGATCCCCGTCATCAAAGACGAAAATGTTGTAACTACTATTGCATTGACTGCGGATATGACTTTTGCTGATGTCCTTCAAACGCTGGATCAGTGTTTGAGCAAAATAGATGAAGGGAACTTACGGGTAACAGCAAATCCTCAAAGAGGGATATATTGGATGAGTGAATATGAAGCTGCTATCAGTAATTTTCACAGGATTGACCCTCGGCGTATTATCGAAGGCCTGTCGGATATAGAAAGATTATGGCAAAAGGAAGGGCCTGATTCAAGACTACTTCTTGCAGCAGCAAAGGGGTATGCTTTGCTTTATATGAGTTTATATCCGGATCGTATGCAATATGCCGATGATTTTGCCTCGTATTCGCTTGGATTTTTGGCACTGGCCAGGCATGTTGATCCCGGCATTTCTTCTTTTCGTGAGGAAGCGCTTATAGCTATGAATATGGGTTATACCGCTCATGCAGATCGTTTACTGAAAAGCAGTTTCGACAAACCTGACGAACCGACAGACAAGATTATTGACGCTTATATGAAAAAAGATTTTAAAGTTTTACAGGATCTTCAGGGTGATGGCTCAAATGTGTTATCGTATTATTTGCTGGCGCGCCTTTACCGTGAAAGCGGTTTATACAGAGAAGCCGAAGAGATGACGAAGGGATTGCTTAAAAGAATTCCTGACCATTATCCTACTATTATGGAAGCAATTTATTCATCGGATTTGAGTGTTGCCAAGATACTGACCATATTATATCCTCTTGATATCCTGGCTGATATGGAGCAAAAGGTATCACCCGGCACTTTGAAAATCCGCAAAAAATGGAGTGAACGGATAAATGCCTTTGCGGGTGATCCATCAACAGGGAGCAGTACTTCCATTCAACAATTTGAAAACCTTTTATCGAATTGGCATTTGCCTGACGGCAATGAGGGGTACGGTTTTTTTATTAATGAGCAGCAAATCAAAAATATATATAAGTCGCTTTATTCCGGTGCAGTGTATTTGAGGTTTAAAATTCTTTTAAATAGATGGAATACTGTTGATAAGGCCGAAAACTATGTCAGGGCTATATCTGAAGGTGATGAAACATCTCTTGTGGCAATGATTATGCTGGCAGAAGCAAATAATGAATTAGGCAACTTTGAGCAGGTAAAATCGATTTGTGAAAAAATTGTTAATCATCCTGAAACCAGCGCATCACTCGCAATGAAGGCATATCTTTGTGTCGATGATTATCAGGTAAAATTGAAATTTGCTCCAGCCATTTTCAAAAAACTTGATGGCAGGCCTGTTAATCTTACCCGCATGGGGCGTGTCTTTCAACAGATATACAATTATGACATGGCCGGGGATTTTTATTCTCTTGCCCTTAAAAAAGACCCGTTTTATTTTTCCAACTATCAGTCTCTTGCAAAAGTTGCGGGTACTCATGTTCCCATTACTTGCAATCTGGAAAACTTTTCTTATAATTTTTTATTTTTAGAAAAGGCCGGAGATTATTTAGCCCGGCACGAAGAACCTGTTTATAAAATCAAGGCTTTGGATTGTTATGACAAAGCGCTTAAATTGGCACCCTCAAGAAATCGTCTATGGAAACAAAAAGCCAAGATTTTACAAAATCTTAAAAGATACGAAGAATCCGCAGAGGTTTTAAAAAAATGGCTTAAAAAATACGGCAGAAATGACCTGGTTACAACTATTTATAAATCGAAACTGGCAAACATATATCTGGATATGGGTAAACCAAAGATAGCGTTTAAAGTACTTTCCGATGAAATAGATTCCTATCAGGGCGGTTTTATGATGAGTCTTGCAAGAACATATGAAGATCTGAAAAAACCTGAGGAAGCCGAAAAAATTTATCATAAAGCCCTGACGCGATATCCGACTGGAAGTCATATACTTTCAGGTGCTGCAGCATTTATGTGGCGTTTTGGCCGGGACAAAGAGGCCGCAGAATATATAGAGAAAGGACGTTTATTAAACGGTAAGTTTTCAAGGTGGTACTTTGACGACTATATGAAAATCTTTTCCCAGGCAACTGAAGAAAGAATCATGAAGGCATTTGATCACATTGCCGCAGGAGCAGGAGTATGGGAGATAAGTTCACTTGCCTTTTATTTTGAAAAAGTAAAAAGGCCTGAAATTGCATACTGGCTTTTAACAAAAGTTAAGGCAGCAACCCGAATGCAGCAACTTGAAAATACTGTTAATATTTATAAAGTATTACGTAAGTGGAAAGGAGTTGATCAAGCCGGAAAATTTTTAGCGCCGAATTTAACTCCTCAATCAATGGGCCCCTTGTCTATGATCTTGTTTAAAGAAGGACAATTCGATCTGATTTTGACCGAACTAAAGAATCCGAATGATTATCAAGAAGACTTCAGAGAATTTATGTGGTTAATGAAGCTGATGGCTTGGCAGGCGTGCAATCAGCCTGAACAAGATCTTCCAGAATTTACCCGCCATTATGAAAACAACTCACCTGACTACTACCATTCAATAGGTAAATACATGATGGGTTTAATATCGCGTTCTGATCTTTTGCGGCTTATCAAGAGCCCTAAACAGCGTTGTGAGTTTTTATATTATATCGGATTTTCAGAGCGAATGAAGGGTAATTTCAGAGAGGCGGCCAACTGGTACCAGATATGTTTGGAAACCGGGCTTTCTAATAACGGGGAATATCACTGGGCATCGGATGAGTTGTTCTGGTGGGCACATATGGGAACAACAAACAGGCATAAAAAAGTATCCGATGATATCAGTGCTTATTTGAACCGATTATTATAG
- the trxC gene encoding thioredoxin TrxC — MINQDKTRTIRCTKCSAKNRVPLDKAGAIAKCGKCSSPLDTSDLTNRKPVIVTDSDFGTKVLKSPIPVLLDCWAPWCGPCKMIGPVMEELATQYSGKIRVCKLNVDENPATSSRFQISSIPSMLIFDKGELKDTIVGAVPKQQIVGKISPFIL; from the coding sequence ATGATTAACCAGGATAAAACACGGACAATAAGATGTACGAAATGCAGCGCTAAAAACAGAGTCCCGTTGGATAAAGCCGGAGCTATTGCAAAATGCGGAAAATGTTCTTCCCCGCTTGACACAAGTGATCTTACGAACAGAAAGCCAGTAATTGTAACGGACAGTGATTTTGGAACAAAAGTTTTAAAATCACCCATTCCGGTTCTGCTTGATTGCTGGGCTCCCTGGTGCGGGCCATGCAAAATGATAGGGCCTGTTATGGAAGAACTTGCTACTCAATACTCCGGCAAAATAAGAGTATGTAAGCTTAATGTGGATGAAAACCCGGCAACGTCTTCAAGATTTCAGATATCAAGCATTCCTTCAATGCTGATATTTGATAAAGGAGAACTGAAAGATACAATCGTGGGAGCAGTTCCGAAACAACAGATAGTTGGTAAAATATCGCCTTTTATTTTATAG
- a CDS encoding sigma-54 dependent transcriptional regulator, whose amino-acid sequence MKQKNTILVVDDDMAHRTMLSKLIGSWGYEMTEADDGIAAIEAVKIKPYDLILMDVRMIKLSGIEALKEIKVLNPAIPVIIMTAYSSVESAVKAIKYGAYDYLTKPLDFDKLKLTIARAMEHIHLKEENRLLKENLGMRFDRQNIIGQSLAITKLFDTISLVAPSEATVLITGESGTGKELIAGATHFNSARVKGPFVKINCAAIPETLLESELFGHEKGAFTGADRKKDGRFLQATGGSIFLDEITEMPLTMQVKLLRVLQEREITRVGGNDVIKVDVRIIVASNKDIQEMVASGAFREDLYYRLNVVNIVVPPLRERKEDISLLAAHFLEMFSERNHKNIKGYTPAAMDGIIKYDWPGNVRELMNAIERAVVLARLDYLDVNDFEAIQVESGKSELTQPFDTCDMPLEEIEKASILKTLESSKENKSEAARRLGITRRTLHKKLKKYGVMP is encoded by the coding sequence ATGAAACAAAAAAACACAATTCTTGTTGTAGATGATGATATGGCACACCGTACCATGCTGTCCAAGCTTATCGGCAGTTGGGGCTACGAAATGACCGAAGCAGATGATGGCATAGCGGCGATTGAGGCAGTAAAGATAAAGCCTTATGATCTTATTCTAATGGATGTAAGAATGATAAAACTGTCAGGTATTGAAGCGCTTAAAGAGATTAAAGTACTAAACCCTGCAATTCCGGTAATAATAATGACCGCTTACTCATCTGTAGAATCGGCCGTTAAGGCCATCAAATATGGCGCTTATGATTATCTTACAAAACCGCTCGACTTTGACAAGTTAAAACTGACTATAGCAAGAGCTATGGAGCATATTCATCTTAAGGAGGAAAACCGTCTTCTTAAAGAAAATCTCGGAATGCGTTTTGACAGGCAGAATATAATAGGGCAAAGTCTGGCTATCACAAAATTATTCGATACCATTTCCCTGGTTGCTCCATCTGAAGCTACTGTGCTTATTACAGGGGAATCCGGAACAGGGAAAGAATTGATTGCTGGTGCTACCCATTTTAACAGTGCAAGAGTAAAAGGTCCTTTTGTTAAAATCAACTGTGCTGCAATTCCTGAAACTCTTCTCGAATCTGAATTATTCGGCCATGAAAAAGGAGCATTTACAGGAGCAGACAGAAAAAAAGACGGGAGGTTTCTTCAAGCAACAGGAGGCAGCATTTTTCTTGATGAAATCACTGAAATGCCGCTTACAATGCAGGTCAAACTCCTGCGGGTGCTTCAGGAAAGGGAGATAACCAGAGTCGGGGGAAATGATGTCATAAAAGTGGATGTAAGAATAATTGTCGCATCAAACAAAGATATTCAGGAAATGGTTGCTTCAGGAGCTTTTCGTGAAGATCTTTACTACAGGTTAAATGTGGTTAATATTGTGGTTCCTCCTTTAAGGGAGAGAAAAGAAGATATTTCTCTTCTTGCTGCACATTTTCTTGAAATGTTTTCAGAAAGAAACCATAAAAATATAAAAGGGTATACTCCGGCAGCTATGGATGGAATTATAAAATATGACTGGCCTGGAAATGTACGGGAACTAATGAATGCTATTGAAAGAGCTGTTGTGCTTGCACGTTTAGATTACCTGGATGTAAATGATTTTGAAGCAATTCAGGTTGAATCCGGAAAAAGTGAATTAACACAACCTTTTGATACCTGCGATATGCCTCTTGAAGAAATTGAAAAAGCATCTATACTAAAAACACTGGAGTCTTCGAAAGAAAATAAAAGTGAAGCAGCCAGAAGACTTGGTATAACAAGAAGAACTCTACATAAGAAATTAAAAAAATACGGTGTGATGCCATAA
- a CDS encoding GHKL domain-containing protein has translation MFKKILNNKFWTGFPSWLLIGAFAVLLPIFAFTTAQNIQRWNTYNNRLLLEKGTSLIRSFEAGTRTGIMGDYIGSFHLHNLLTEIAIQPYVSYILITDTEKTIVAHDNPDYEGELYKTHIDLKKAYLTDDIQWHIIKTPDNEKIFEVYKRFNPAGEFFSKEMIRKLFDPRYDIKNPRQAELIIFVGLDMTAVEQARKADTRHYIFMGIVLLLVGFAGVALLFMTQNYKNTKASLTREIARSQRLASIGSLAAGVAHEIRNPLSSIKGLATYFMERNEEEEDKNVAKIMISEVDRLNKVVSQLVELARPVTISKQRTQLKSVIENSMKLLEREALEKNIRIALNISSARIEIAIDKDRITQVLLNLFINAIESMEKGGKLTIDVLEKDKGVLIKVSDTGSGIDKDDLAQIFDPYFTTKSGGTGLGLAIVYNIIEAHDGKITVQSLSGKETVFTIFLPGTK, from the coding sequence ATGTTTAAAAAAATACTAAACAATAAATTCTGGACCGGATTTCCTTCATGGTTATTAATAGGTGCTTTTGCAGTACTTCTTCCTATTTTTGCTTTCACGACGGCTCAAAATATACAACGCTGGAATACCTACAATAATCGTCTTTTACTTGAAAAAGGCACATCGCTTATACGTTCTTTCGAAGCAGGCACAAGAACCGGAATAATGGGAGATTACATAGGAAGTTTTCATCTTCATAATCTTTTGACCGAAATAGCAATACAACCTTATGTATCATATATTCTTATTACAGACACCGAAAAAACGATCGTTGCCCATGATAACCCCGATTATGAAGGGGAACTTTATAAAACCCATATTGATCTCAAGAAGGCTTATCTGACAGATGATATACAGTGGCATATTATTAAAACGCCAGACAATGAAAAGATATTTGAAGTATATAAAAGATTTAATCCGGCAGGTGAGTTTTTCAGTAAAGAGATGATACGTAAATTATTTGATCCCAGGTATGACATAAAAAATCCCAGGCAGGCGGAACTCATAATATTTGTCGGTCTTGATATGACTGCTGTTGAACAGGCAAGAAAGGCTGATACAAGGCATTATATATTTATGGGTATAGTATTGCTGCTTGTGGGCTTTGCCGGTGTTGCCCTGCTTTTTATGACTCAAAACTATAAAAATACCAAAGCCTCCTTAACGAGAGAAATCGCAAGAAGCCAGCGCCTTGCATCTATTGGAAGTCTTGCTGCAGGAGTAGCGCATGAAATAAGAAATCCATTGAGTTCCATTAAAGGTCTTGCAACCTATTTTATGGAACGAAATGAAGAAGAGGAAGATAAAAACGTTGCGAAAATTATGATCAGCGAAGTAGACAGGCTTAACAAAGTTGTAAGTCAATTGGTAGAACTTGCAAGACCGGTAACCATATCAAAGCAACGCACCCAGCTTAAATCCGTAATAGAAAATTCAATGAAACTTCTTGAAAGAGAAGCATTGGAAAAAAACATACGCATTGCATTAAATATTTCTTCAGCAAGAATTGAAATAGCAATTGATAAAGACAGAATAACACAGGTTTTATTAAATCTTTTTATCAATGCAATTGAGTCAATGGAAAAAGGCGGCAAGCTCACTATCGATGTTTTAGAAAAAGATAAAGGAGTCCTTATTAAAGTTTCGGATACAGGATCAGGTATTGACAAAGATGATCTTGCTCAAATTTTTGACCCGTATTTTACAACAAAATCAGGCGGAACAGGACTTGGGCTTGCGATAGTTTATAACATAATAGAGGCTCATGACGGTAAAATTACAGTGCAAAGTCTTTCCGGGAAAGAAACGGTATTTACGATTTTCCTGCCTGGAACAAAGTAG
- a CDS encoding 3-oxoacyl-ACP reductase FabG, with amino-acid sequence MMLEGKSAIVTGAGRGVGRGIALEFAREGADVLVNYSSSEAAANEVVKEIEKMGRKGIAVKADVSKEEDVINMFKAAIDGFGKVDILVNNAGNSAPGMFHKMSTEKWDSVVDIHLKGTFLCMREAAKHMIEKQQGTILCVISVAGIQGSVGQPNYAASKGGVIGLIKSGAKELARYNVTVNAVSLGIVSTDMTSKILSDPKFREATLARALLKRPMEPEEVGKVFSFLASDAAKIIQGQVIAVDGGIAGLG; translated from the coding sequence ATGATGTTAGAAGGTAAATCGGCAATCGTAACAGGTGCCGGAAGAGGAGTAGGAAGAGGAATTGCTTTGGAATTTGCAAGAGAAGGCGCTGATGTCTTGGTAAATTATAGCAGCAGCGAAGCAGCGGCTAACGAAGTTGTGAAGGAAATAGAAAAAATGGGCCGTAAAGGCATTGCTGTTAAGGCTGATGTTTCCAAAGAAGAAGATGTAATCAATATGTTTAAAGCCGCCATCGATGGTTTCGGCAAGGTTGATATACTGGTAAACAATGCCGGCAATTCGGCTCCCGGAATGTTTCATAAGATGTCTACGGAAAAATGGGACAGCGTAGTGGATATTCATCTTAAGGGAACATTTTTATGCATGAGAGAAGCAGCCAAACACATGATAGAAAAACAACAGGGAACAATTCTTTGTGTTATTTCGGTAGCAGGTATTCAGGGTTCGGTAGGACAACCAAATTATGCGGCTTCTAAAGGCGGTGTTATTGGTCTGATTAAAAGCGGAGCAAAAGAGCTTGCACGTTATAATGTTACTGTCAATGCGGTAAGTTTAGGAATAGTATCTACCGATATGACATCTAAAATTTTATCAGATCCTAAATTCAGGGAAGCCACACTTGCAAGAGCATTGCTGAAAAGACCTATGGAACCGGAAGAAGTTGGTAAAGTTTTTTCATTTTTGGCATCGGATGCCGCCAAGATAATTCAGGGGCAGGTTATTGCAGTTGATGGAGGCATAGCAGGCTTAGGTTAA
- a CDS encoding transglycosylase SLT domain-containing protein, producing the protein MKEKKPDKLHFNFTIKSNLNLKNYWWQIMYSSCKKLVLLLCVFFISSTVYAESLEQADFFFQTDIAEIPSETLTFCGEPVPFELQEVRERFEKEILLSSWDRPQVMLWLKRSSRYFPYIEEILKENGMPDDLKYIAVAESALRPNVRSKQGAVGYWQFISSTGKRYGLAVNQQKDERRNFFISTQAAITYLKDLYGILGSWTLAAAAYNMGEEGLLAEIHEQERNDFYRLYLPEETQRYIFRILSIKLIMENPAKYGFNIKDKDYYPPISFDTFIIESSYKIPLMLIAKAANTTFKTIKNLNPEIKGHFLEKGTHNINIPKTGSEDFISCYNLILENFLSEKNNNIYIVKRGDTLYSIARKHNVPLLSIAIWNNLNKGLHIKQGDRLIIYPKETMPDE; encoded by the coding sequence ATGAAAGAAAAAAAGCCGGACAAACTGCATTTTAATTTCACAATAAAATCAAACCTCAACTTAAAGAATTACTGGTGGCAAATTATGTATTCAAGCTGCAAAAAACTGGTTTTACTTCTTTGCGTTTTTTTTATTTCTTCAACTGTTTATGCCGAATCTTTAGAACAAGCCGATTTCTTCTTTCAAACAGATATTGCCGAAATACCCAGTGAAACTCTAACATTTTGCGGGGAACCCGTTCCTTTTGAACTTCAGGAAGTCAGAGAAAGATTTGAAAAAGAGATTCTTCTTTCATCCTGGGACAGACCGCAGGTTATGTTATGGCTAAAACGTTCAAGCAGATACTTTCCTTATATCGAAGAAATCCTTAAAGAAAACGGAATGCCGGATGATTTAAAATATATTGCTGTTGCAGAAAGTGCATTAAGACCAAATGTCAGGTCAAAACAGGGCGCTGTAGGGTACTGGCAGTTTATATCCAGTACAGGGAAAAGATACGGATTAGCCGTCAATCAGCAAAAAGATGAAAGACGTAATTTTTTCATATCAACCCAGGCAGCTATTACTTATTTAAAGGATCTTTATGGCATACTGGGATCATGGACTCTTGCGGCAGCTGCGTATAATATGGGAGAAGAGGGCCTTCTTGCCGAAATCCATGAACAGGAAAGAAATGATTTTTACAGGCTCTATCTTCCGGAAGAAACCCAAAGATACATTTTTCGGATTCTTTCAATAAAACTTATCATGGAAAATCCGGCTAAATACGGATTCAATATTAAAGACAAAGACTATTACCCGCCAATATCCTTTGATACTTTTATTATTGAATCTTCTTATAAAATCCCTTTAATGCTTATAGCAAAGGCAGCAAACACTACTTTTAAAACGATAAAGAATCTTAATCCGGAAATCAAAGGTCATTTTCTTGAAAAAGGCACTCATAACATAAATATCCCGAAAACCGGTTCGGAAGATTTTATAAGCTGTTATAATTTGATTTTGGAAAATTTTCTGTCTGAAAAGAATAATAATATATATATTGTGAAAAGAGGAGATACTCTTTATTCAATCGCCAGAAAGCATAATGTTCCTCTTTTGTCCATTGCTATCTGGAATAATCTAAATAAAGGACTTCATATAAAACAGGGAGATCGTCTTATAATTTACCCGAAAGAAACAATGCCTGATGAATAA